The Achromobacter deleyi region GGAGCAATTGCTGGCGTGGTGCGCTGCGCTTGATCTGGAGCTGGCGGTGGGGCGGCGAGACGGCGATGCGTCATTGTCGGGTACGCCGACGGATTGGTGACATGGGGCGCAGATCGCACAGCCGCAGCCTGTCCATCTGGACCAACGGGATCCGGGTCGCCCGGTGGACCATTCCTGCACGTGGGGAGATGGTGCTGCAATATGACGGAGACTGGCTCAATGCCGATATCGGTCGGCCGCTGTCTCTGTCGCTGCCGTTCAATCTGCAGAACCTGCCGATCAAGGGCGAGAAGGTCGCCAATTATTTCGACAACCTTCTGCCGGACAGCGACGTTATCCGCAGGCGCGTGGCCGAGCGCTTCAGGGCGGGATCGACCGATCCCTTCGACCTGCTGACGGCCATTGGGCGCGATTGCGTCGGCGCAGTGCAGATACTGGGGGAAGACGAGATCCCCGAAGGCTTTGATCGTATCGAGGGTGTGCCTTTGTCCGAGGAGGACATCGAGCGGCACCTGATCGAGACGGTCTCGCCGCAGGCCTTTGCCGCGGCCCGGAATCCGGATGATGACTTTCGTATCTCTCTGGCGGGTGCGCAGGAGAAGACCGCGTTCCTGCGCTGGAATGGCCAATGGCTCGCTCCGCGCGGCGCCACGCCCACGAGCCATATTTTCAAGCTTCCGCTAGGCTTGGTGGGCGGGCGCAGGGCCGACTTCACCACGTCCGTCGACAATGAATGGCTGTGCCTGAGGCTGTTGAAGGCTTATGGATTGAATGTGGCCGATGCGCATATCGCCACGTTTGGCCGGCAGCGGGTTCTGGTGGTCGAGCGGTTCGACCGGCGCCTTGCGCCCGGCGGAAAGTGGCTGATGCGGCTGCCGCAGGAAGATTTCTGCCAGGTCGAAGGCTGTTCGCCGCTGCGCAAGTACGAGAGCGAAGGAGGCCCGGGGCTGCGGGCCTTGTTCGCCACGCTGCGGCAGTCGGTGAATGCCGAGGCCGACATGAAGACGCTGATGGCTACGCAGATCCTGTTCTGGCTGCTGCGTGCGCCAGATGGCCATGCGAAGAATTTCAGCATTCAACTGCTGCCTCGCGGCCGCTTCCAGCTGACCCCGCTGTACGACGTGATGTCGGCGTATCCCGTGCTGGGCGACGGGCCAAATCATTGGTCGCCGTACGACATCAGGTCGGCCATGGCCTTGCTTGGCAAGAATCGGCACTACGAGATGCATGGCATCCAGCGCAGGCATTTCAGCAGTACCGCAAGGAAGGCCGGCTATGCGCCGACCGCCGAGCCGATCGTCGAGGAGATCCTGGCGTGCACGCCGGCGGTCATCGCAGAGCTGCGGGCAGACCTGCCGCGGGATTTCTCGCCGCGTGTTGCCGATGCCGTTCTGGGAGGGCTGGAGCAGGCCGCAGCCGCGCTTGCAGCGATGGTGCCGTGAGAGGCTGAGGCTATCCGCTTACACCCTCCCACGACTTGCCAACGTCGGCTTATCCTTGCCGCCCTGTGATACTCAAGGCCACCGCCTCGGCAATCTTGATCCCATCCACCCCCGCGGACAAGATCCCGCCCGCATAACCCGCGCCTTCCCCAGCGGGGAACAAGCCCTTGGTGTTGATGCTCTGCAGCGTCTCGTTGTCGCGCCTGATGCGGATGGGTGACGAGGTGCGCGTTTCGACGCCCGTGAGCACGGCGTCATGCATGCCAAAACCCTTGATGGTCTTGTCAAACGCCGGCAGCGCTTCGCGGATCGCGGTGATGGCGAACTCGGGCAGTGCGGTGGCCAGGTCGGTCAGGTGCACGCCCGGGGTGTACGAGGGCAGCACGGAGCCAAACTCCGTGGACGCCTTGCCCGCGATGAAATCGCCGACCAGCTGGCCTGGCGCGCTATAAGTGCCCCCGCCCAGTTCAAACGCCTGGGATTCCCATTTGCGCTGAAAATCCACGCCCGCCAGCACATGTTCGGGGTAATCGACTTCAGGCGAGATGCCCACCACGATGCCGGCGTTGGCGTTGCGTTCGTTGCGCGAGTACTGGCTCATGCCGTTGGTGACGACGCGGTTGGGTTCGGAGGTTGCCGCCACCACGGTGCCGCCCGGGCACATGCAGAAGCTGTACACCGAACGTCCGTTGCTGGCGTGGTGCACCAGCTTGTAGTCCGCGGCGCCCAGGATCGGATGGCCGGCATTCGGGCCGAAACGCGCTTTGTCGATCAGCGATTGCGGGTGTTCGATCCGGAAGCCGATCGAGAATGGCTTGGCCTCCATGAACACGCCCTGGTCGTGCAGCATCTGGAAGGTGTCGCGCGCGCTGTGGCCGACCGCCAGCACGACGTGGTCGGCCTC contains the following coding sequences:
- a CDS encoding type II toxin-antitoxin system HipA family toxin, translating into MGRRSHSRSLSIWTNGIRVARWTIPARGEMVLQYDGDWLNADIGRPLSLSLPFNLQNLPIKGEKVANYFDNLLPDSDVIRRRVAERFRAGSTDPFDLLTAIGRDCVGAVQILGEDEIPEGFDRIEGVPLSEEDIERHLIETVSPQAFAAARNPDDDFRISLAGAQEKTAFLRWNGQWLAPRGATPTSHIFKLPLGLVGGRRADFTTSVDNEWLCLRLLKAYGLNVADAHIATFGRQRVLVVERFDRRLAPGGKWLMRLPQEDFCQVEGCSPLRKYESEGGPGLRALFATLRQSVNAEADMKTLMATQILFWLLRAPDGHAKNFSIQLLPRGRFQLTPLYDVMSAYPVLGDGPNHWSPYDIRSAMALLGKNRHYEMHGIQRRHFSSTARKAGYAPTAEPIVEEILACTPAVIAELRADLPRDFSPRVADAVLGGLEQAAAALAAMVP
- a CDS encoding NAD(P)/FAD-dependent oxidoreductase, with the protein product MLRLSEIKLPLNHTPEELPAAILKKLGVPASDLHGFTIFLRSYDARKKHNILLTYTLDIDVENEAALLKRFHDDRHVRPTPDTEYKFVAQAPASLEKRPIVIGTGPCGLFAGLVLAQMGFKPIILERGKAVRERTKDTWGLWRKRILNPESNVQFGEGGAGTFSDGKLYSQIKDPKHYGEKVLKEFVLAGAPEEILYVAKPHIGTFRLVGMVEVMRDTITKLGGEVRFSSKVETLQRENGQVTGVTLASGEHIEADHVVLAVGHSARDTFQMLHDQGVFMEAKPFSIGFRIEHPQSLIDKARFGPNAGHPILGAADYKLVHHASNGRSVYSFCMCPGGTVVAATSEPNRVVTNGMSQYSRNERNANAGIVVGISPEVDYPEHVLAGVDFQRKWESQAFELGGGTYSAPGQLVGDFIAGKASTEFGSVLPSYTPGVHLTDLATALPEFAITAIREALPAFDKTIKGFGMHDAVLTGVETRTSSPIRIRRDNETLQSINTKGLFPAGEGAGYAGGILSAGVDGIKIAEAVALSITGRQG